In Candidatus Thermokryptus mobilis, the DNA window AGGTTATTGATTTACTGCTTGATGATTACCTTTTGGTCAAGGATAAGCAAAGTGCGATAAATGCTTTGAGAAAGTATGGGAGCGTTAAGTGTGTTACGCTTGATGGGGAAATTTTCACGGATGAGGGTTTGATAAAAGGAGGTAGCGCAAATGGCTCGACGCAGAGCGTCATAGGTAAGCGAAGACAAATTGAAATTCTTGAAGGTGAAGTGGCGAAACTTAAAAAAGAGCTTTCAAGCATTCAATCTGAAATAGAACATAAAAGCAGTGAGATTGAGGAGATAAATTTGAAAGGATTATACGATGCGATCAGGGAAATTCAGGGTGCTGTTTCAGAGGTTGAAAAACTTACAAGTCAAGCGGAATATAAGAAAGAAAGGGCGAGGAGAAGCATTGATGAAATTGAAAGGGAAAGAGATGAACTTGAAAGGGAAATTAATTCGGTTGCAGATGTTTTGTCAAAGCTTGAACCTGAAATTGGAGGTCTTGAAATGGAAAAGGAGGAGATTGAATATAATCTTTCTTCCGCAACTGCTGAGTTTGAGATGTTGGAGAGAAATTGGAGCGAGAAGGCGGAGGCGATTTCAGAACTTAACATAAGGCTCATCTCAATTGAAAATGAGGAAAAAAACATTGAACTTGAGATAAAACGGATAAAGGAGGATATATTTAAAATATCAAAGCGTATAAACGATTATGAAGTGGAAAGCGAAGCGAATAAAGCTCACATTGAGGAGATAGATTTGAACCTTTCTGAACTTGGAGAAAAACTTTCATCTCTTGAAAGCGAGGTGACTTCGCTTCGTGGACGATTGAAGGAAATTCAACAACTGCACAGCGACAAGTTAGTTGAAATTCAAATGCTTGAGATGAAAATAAAGGAAGAAAGGGCAAAATATGAAGAATATATCAGCGCTATGCATGACCTTGAGATGAAGATAAACGAGATCAAACTTAGGATGGAAAACTTGAAAAATAAGGCGATGGAGGAATATCAAGTTGAAATTGGGTTTAAGGAGTTTCAAGATGATAAAACATTTAACATTGCTTTGTTGAGGGAGGAGGTGGAGGATTTAAAAGCGAAGCTGAAAGCACTTGGACCTGTCAATTTGCTTGCTTTTGAGGACTATCAGGAGGAAAAGAAACGGCTTGAATTTTTAATTTCACAGAGGGATGATCTCATTGAATCCGAGAAGACATTGACGGAAACCATTGATGAGATTAATACAACAGCACAGAAGAAGTTCCTTGAGACATTTGATAGGATAAAAGAGAATTTCAAGAAGACATTTGTGACCTTATTTGGTCCAGATAGTGAAGCGGACATCAGGCTTGTTCCGGATGAAGATGGGAAAGTTGACCCGCTTGAATCAAGGATTGAGATAATGGCTAGGCCAAAAGGGAAGAGATTGCAATCAATAGACCTTCTCTCAGCTGGGGAAAAGACTCTTACCGCTATAGCTCTTTTGTTTTCAATTTATCTTGTCAAACCAAGTCCATTTTGTGTCCTTGATGAAGTTGATGCGCCTCTTGATGATGCAAATATTGAGAGATTTATAAATCTTCTCAAAAGTTTCTCAAATGATACCCAGTTTATTATAGTCACCCACAGTAAAAAGACGATGGAGGCAGCTGATACTCTTTACGGGGTCACAATGGAAGAGGAAGGCGTTTCAAAAATTGTGTCTGTGAAATTCAAACAAGAAATTGAGGAGAGATGAAAATAAAAGTATTTTGTGATTTTGATGGAACGATAACGAAAAAAGATATCGGGGATTTGTTTTTTGAAACATTCGGGGATAGACAATTTTATCAGCAACTCGTTGAACGCTGGCGTGATTATGAGATATCGTCCAAAGAGATGTGGGAGGAGATAGCTAAAAAGGTTAATGTCAATGAGACGGAAGCAGTTGAATTGATAAATTCACAGGAGATTGACCCGTATTTCGTTGATTTCGTTAAATTTTGCAAAGACAACGGGATAGATCTCTTCATTCTAAGCGATGGTTTTGATTTTTATATTTCAAAGATACTTGAAAAATACGGTTTATCTGAATTGAAGTTTTTCTCAAATAGATTGAGAATTGATGGAGGTAGGGTAAATCTTGAGTTCCCATATCCTGATTCAGTTTGCAGGATTTGTGCGAATTGTAAGCGAAATCACATGTTAACGCTTTCGGGCGATGATGATGTGATTATTTACATTGGGGATGGTTATTCGGATAGATGCCCCGCTGAATATGCGGATGTCGTTTTTGGAAAGAAGGAATTGTTAAAGTTTTGTCGTGAGAGAAATATCCCTGTTTATGAATTTGAGACATTTAAAGATGTCATTGAGCAGTTTCAACGCTTCATAAGTGGGAGGAAGAAATTGAGAAAGAGGTGGAGGGCTGAATTGAAAAGGCGAGAGATTTTCATGAGAGAATAAAAAGAGGATAAATCGTGTCGGGTGATTTCAGACAAAAAATTTTCTCATATCGGAGTTATACGCCGATACCTTTTTTGATAGTTATGCTTGTATTTGCAAAGCCAACCTTTTGGAGCTTGTTGATAGGTTTTTTAATTGCGCTTGTCGGTGAGTTGATAAGATTTTGGGGCGTTGGATATGCCGGTGGTGAAACGAGAACGACCGGACCAGTTGGCGGAAGTAAACTCGTGACAAATGGACCCTACGCATATGTCAGAAACCCGTTGTATTTGGGAAATATGTTGATTTACCTTGGTTTTGGTGTTATGTCAATGGCTTTGTTTCCTTATTTTCAAATCATCGGCTTGATTTATTTTTTCGTCCAGTATTATCTCATTGTTACGCTTGAGGAAGATTATCTAAGTAAAGCTTTCCCCGATGAGTATGCTTTGTATATAAAGCATGTCCCGAGGTTTATACCGAGGTTAAAAAGGTATGAGTTCGCTTCAAATTTTAAATTTGACATCAAAGAAGCGTTAAAGTCGGAGAAAAGGACTTTGCAAGCATTTTTTCTTGTAGTTGCCTTGAATATTTTGATTTTCATTTTCAAAACAAGTTGAGGTTTATATTTGTCTAAAATGGCGAAGAAATTAATGGTTATAGCTGGGGAAGCATCTGGGGACCTACACGCAAGTAAAGTGATATGTGCGCTTAAAAGATTGAACCCGGAAATTGAAATTTTTGGGGTAGGCGGTGAAAAGATGAAAAGGTGTGGAGTTGATCTCATCTATGATATATCTGAGATAGCGGTAATCGGTTTTGTTGATGTGTTTAAAGGTTATGTTAAGTTCATTGAGCTTAAGGATTTGTGTGAATCAGCTCTGATTGAGCGAAAGCCAGATGGCGTTCTTCTTGTTGATTATCCTGGGTTCAATTTAAGATTTGCGAGGTTTGCGAAAAAGAACGGAATAAAAGTTTTTTATTATATAGCACCTCAAGTGTGGGCGTGGGGGAGAGGGAGAGTTAAGGTGTTGAAAAAGTTCGTTGATAAACTTTTCGTGATTTTTAAATTTGAGGAAAGTTTCTTTAAAAGTTATGGTGTTGAAGCTGAATTCGTGGGGCATCCACTTCTTGAAGATATAGCTAAGGTAGAGAATCTTGATGTTGATTTTCTCCTTTCAAAATATGGAATTGAACCCAACAGAGAGGTCGTCTCTTTTTTCCCAGGGAGCAGGATCGGAGAAATAAGGTTGATGTTTAATACGATGCTTGAAGTTGGAAAAATTTTGAAGGAAAAGTTTGGGGTTGAGGTCGTTTTCAGCAGGGCTAAGACGATTTGTGAAGATGAATTTTTTAAAATCGGAGGCGAAGATGTTAAGTTTTTTAAGTTTGTTGATGAGCCGCATGCTTTGCTCAAGATGTCAAAGGTTGCTGTCGTAAAAAGTGGAACCACATCTCTTGAAGCGGGGATTCTCGGGATTCCCATGGTGGTTTGCTATAAGACATCGGCTTTGAATTATTTTATCGGGAAGTTGCTTGTGAAAAAGGATGTAATTGAAAGCATCGCACTTCCAAATATAGTTCTCGGGAAGGAGGTTGTCCCTGAACTTATTCAAAATGATTTCACAGTTCAAAGAGTTTTTGAGCTCGTCAAAAGATATCTTGAGGACGAGAAATTTTTTAGTGAGGTGAGGGGTGAGCTTTTAAAGATAAAGGAAATCCTTAAATTTGATTTTGGATATAAGACGACCTCTGAGATTGTGGCTGAAAAAATTCTTTCTATGTTATGACAATAGCAGGGATGAAAATCTGGCGCAGATTGAGGTTTTTGCTTTTACCTTTTTCACTGATTTACTGGTTGGTTATTTCGTTAAGAAATTTATTTTATGATTTCGGCATATTTCGGATAAAGACGCTTCCAAGACCAGTTATATCTGTTGGGAACATCACTGCTGGTGGGACTGGAAAAACGCCGATGGTTGAATGGATTGCGAAATTTCTAAGCCAAATGGGGAAAAATGTTGCGATTTTGAGCAGAGGGTATGGTAGAAGGACTGAGGGTTTTGTGCTTGTAAGTGATGGAAATAGGATTTTTTCAGGAGCGGATGAATGTGGGGACGAACCGTTTCAGATGGCTTTAAAATCTGTTGATAAAGGATTGAATTGGATCATTGCCGTTTGCGAAAATAGATTTGAAGCGGGAAGAAAACTACTTGAAAAATTTGAAATTGATGTTTTTATACTTGATGATGCTTTTCAAAGAAGGGACATAAATCGCGATGTTGACATTTTGCTGATTGATGATGAATCTGTGAAGGAATTTTTAATCCCGGCTGGTTTGAAGCGGGAGCCGATGAGTTCGCTGAAAAGAGCCGATGTGGTTTGTGTTCAAGGTTTGGAGGGATGGAGCGCGTTTGAAAGATATATTAGAGGTGAAAACGTTGTAAGATGTGTTTTTGGGTATAAACTTCTTGAAATACGGAAATTTTTTGATTATATTTTACTTGAAAAGCCATTTGAAGGTAAAAAAGTCATCGCTTTTTCAGGAATAGGAAAACATAAAAATTTTTTAAAACTATTGAAAGATAATAAATTTTTGATTCTAAAGGATTTTGAGTTTCCCGACCATTACAGGTATAGCAAGGATGACATTAAGAGAATAATAAGACAAATGGAGTTGGTTGGTGCTGAAATTGTTTTGACGACTGAGAAAGATTATGCGAGATTGTATGAAATGAAGGATTTAAAAGATTTTCCTTTTTTTTATTCGGTTATTGAGGTTGAGTTCTACAGTGGGGGTGAAGAATTAAAGCAAAAAATTTTGGGGTTGGTGAGATGATTAAGATAGGGGTTTCTTATTGTGATAGCAAACTTGAGAATTATTTGAATTGGCTCAAGAGGTCACCTGTGGGAGTTGAACCAGTGATTTTATCTTATAAAGAACTTAACTCTGATGATTTGAGAAAATGTGATGGTTTAATTTTAACGGGCGGTGATGATGTTCACCCTGAATTTTATGGTGAGCCGGAGCGCGAGGGTGACAAATACAACCGTGAAAGGGATTGGTTTGAATTTAAGCTTCTTGACATTGCTTTTTCAAGGAATTTGCCGATACTTGGGATTTGTCGTGGTTTGCAGATAACGAATGTTTATTTGAGGGGGAATTTGGTTTTTGACATTCAAACTGTTATAGGGACAAACCATCGCAAGGATGAACAAACCGGGGAAGATCGCTTGCATGATATTTTCGTAATAGATGATTCAAAGCTTTTCAATATAGTCGGTGAGAAGAGAGGGACGGTTAACAGCAGTCATCATCAATCGGCTGATAGGTTAGGCGAGGGTTTGAGAGTTAATGCTAAGTGTGAAGATGGGGTCATAGAGGGTCTTGAGTGGGAAGGTGATGATAGGTTTGTTATGCTTGTGCAGTGGCATCCCGAGAGGATGAGAGATTTTAACAGTGCATTTTCAAAGAAGTTGCTTGAGTCATTTATAAGTTCAATTTTACAAAAATAAATTTAAGGAGGAGGGTTAAATGCCGAAGAAATATGTTTATTTTTTTGGTGGAGGAAAAGCTGAGGGAACTGCTGAAATGAAAAATTTACTTGGTGGGAAGGGAGCAAACCTCGCTGAGATGACAAACATTGGATTGCCCGTTCCGCCTGGCTTTACAATCACAACGGAAGTTTGTAGCTATTATTACAAGCATAATCAAACTTATCCAAAGGGACTTGAGGAACAAGTAAAGAAAGCCCTTGCAAAGGTTGAGAAACTTGTTGGGAGGAAATTTGGTGACCCTAAAAACCCTCTTCTCGTCTCCGTTA includes these proteins:
- a CDS encoding MtnX-like HAD-IB family phosphatase; this encodes MKIKVFCDFDGTITKKDIGDLFFETFGDRQFYQQLVERWRDYEISSKEMWEEIAKKVNVNETEAVELINSQEIDPYFVDFVKFCKDNGIDLFILSDGFDFYISKILEKYGLSELKFFSNRLRIDGGRVNLEFPYPDSVCRICANCKRNHMLTLSGDDDVIIYIGDGYSDRCPAEYADVVFGKKELLKFCRERNIPVYEFETFKDVIEQFQRFISGRKKLRKRWRAELKRREIFMRE
- a CDS encoding methyltransferase family protein, which codes for MSGDFRQKIFSYRSYTPIPFLIVMLVFAKPTFWSLLIGFLIALVGELIRFWGVGYAGGETRTTGPVGGSKLVTNGPYAYVRNPLYLGNMLIYLGFGVMSMALFPYFQIIGLIYFFVQYYLIVTLEEDYLSKAFPDEYALYIKHVPRFIPRLKRYEFASNFKFDIKEALKSEKRTLQAFFLVVALNILIFIFKTS
- the lpxB gene encoding lipid-A-disaccharide synthase → MAKKLMVIAGEASGDLHASKVICALKRLNPEIEIFGVGGEKMKRCGVDLIYDISEIAVIGFVDVFKGYVKFIELKDLCESALIERKPDGVLLVDYPGFNLRFARFAKKNGIKVFYYIAPQVWAWGRGRVKVLKKFVDKLFVIFKFEESFFKSYGVEAEFVGHPLLEDIAKVENLDVDFLLSKYGIEPNREVVSFFPGSRIGEIRLMFNTMLEVGKILKEKFGVEVVFSRAKTICEDEFFKIGGEDVKFFKFVDEPHALLKMSKVAVVKSGTTSLEAGILGIPMVVCYKTSALNYFIGKLLVKKDVIESIALPNIVLGKEVVPELIQNDFTVQRVFELVKRYLEDEKFFSEVRGELLKIKEILKFDFGYKTTSEIVAEKILSML
- the lpxK gene encoding tetraacyldisaccharide 4'-kinase; translated protein: MKIWRRLRFLLLPFSLIYWLVISLRNLFYDFGIFRIKTLPRPVISVGNITAGGTGKTPMVEWIAKFLSQMGKNVAILSRGYGRRTEGFVLVSDGNRIFSGADECGDEPFQMALKSVDKGLNWIIAVCENRFEAGRKLLEKFEIDVFILDDAFQRRDINRDVDILLIDDESVKEFLIPAGLKREPMSSLKRADVVCVQGLEGWSAFERYIRGENVVRCVFGYKLLEIRKFFDYILLEKPFEGKKVIAFSGIGKHKNFLKLLKDNKFLILKDFEFPDHYRYSKDDIKRIIRQMELVGAEIVLTTEKDYARLYEMKDLKDFPFFYSVIEVEFYSGGEELKQKILGLVR
- a CDS encoding gamma-glutamyl-gamma-aminobutyrate hydrolase family protein, encoding MIKIGVSYCDSKLENYLNWLKRSPVGVEPVILSYKELNSDDLRKCDGLILTGGDDVHPEFYGEPEREGDKYNRERDWFEFKLLDIAFSRNLPILGICRGLQITNVYLRGNLVFDIQTVIGTNHRKDEQTGEDRLHDIFVIDDSKLFNIVGEKRGTVNSSHHQSADRLGEGLRVNAKCEDGVIEGLEWEGDDRFVMLVQWHPERMRDFNSAFSKKLLESFISSILQK